In Granulicella mallensis MP5ACTX8, the sequence AATGCGACGGTAACCTTCTGGCGAACCGCCGAGGGGTTCAGCGTAACCCCGGCAGGCGGCACGATGCGCTGGGCCGTCTCTCAGGCCGCACCCTTCCGGCGTATGCACATTCGCGGAGACATGGTGCTGCACAAGAATGGCGGCTGGGCCAGCGGCGGCTGGATGGCCGATGACCTGATCGACGGTACCGTGAACGCCGGTCCGCAGCAGCAGTGGATCGCAAGAAACAGTGAGTGGCACAACTGGACGGGATCGAACTGGAACATGGTGTTCGTCGGCATGGCCCATGCGCCTGATGGAGAGTGGCCTCAGCCTCCGTTCACGAAGATCGCCCAGACCCCCATCGTCCGCGAGAAGCCGTTTCTGCAGGTCGACGCGAAGGGCAACTATAGCGTGCGCGTGCCGGAGCTGCGAAAGGACAGCGCAGGCATCACGTGGCACACCGGCGTAACGCCGGGCAGAAACATTCCGCTCCAGAAGTTTTACATCGCTCGGCCGGACCGCGATACTGCAGCGACGATCAATGCCCAGTTGGCCCGAGGCAAGAATCTGCTGCTGACTCCCGGCATCTATGAGTTGACCGAAGCCCTGCACGTGACCCGTCCGAACACGGTCGTGCTGGGACTGGGATTCGCAACCCTCCGCCCGACGCAAGGCACCGCGGCGATGACAACCTCGGACGCAGACGGCATCATCCTTGCGGGGCTGCTCTTCGATGCAGGGGCCGCGAAGTCTCCCGTGCTGCTGGAAATCGGTCCCGCAGGCAGCAAGGCAAGCCACGCCCAGAACCCGATCTCGCTGCACGATGTGTTCTTTCGTGTGGGTGGAGCAGCGGTCGGAAGCACCACGAGCAACCTGACGATCAACAGCAACGATACGATCGTTGATCACACCTGGATCTGGCGCGCGGACCACGGTTCCGGCGTCGGCTGGGACAAGAACCTCAGCGCGAACGGCCTGATCGTCAACGGCGACCGGGTAACGATCTACGGTCTGTTCGTCGAGCATCACCAGGAGTACCAGGTGCTCTGGAACGGCAACCATGGCCGGACGTACTTCTATCAGTCCGAGATTCCGTACGACCCGCCCACCCAGGAAAGCTATACCAGCGCTCCCGGCACGAATGGCTGGGCCTCCTACAAGGTTGCCGACAACGTGACATCGCATGAGGCGTGGGGGCTGGGCATCTACAGCGTATTCAGGAAGCCTAACGTCATTCTGACCCGCGCCATTGAAGTACCGGAACAGCCAGGCGTTCGGTTTCACCACATGATTACGGTCGCCCTGGATAAGCTGGGCGAGATCAGCAATGTCATCAACAAAACAGGCGGAGCGACCGCGACAGCCCCGCGCGTGACTCCGAAGGTTACGAACTATCCATAGAACCTCAGGGCCCAGGACCCAGGGAACAGGGCTCAGAAAGCATTCTGGACTCTGAGCCCTGTTCCCTAGGCCCTGTTCCTGGCGTAGGATGTTGTGCAACAAACAAAATCCTACGCAGACGGAAGGAACGGGAACGATGCAAAGCAGGATTATAGGAACCACCATGCCGGTGCTGGAGGCGCTGCTGCAGCCGGGCGAGTCGCTCATCTCCGAAGCCGGCGAGCTGAGCTGGATGACCCAGAGCATCGCGATGTCGACACACACTCAGATGGCGGGCGGCGGTGGGTTCTTCGGCGCGATCAAGCGCATGGCCGGCGGCGGAACGCTCTTCATGAGCGAATACACCGCGCAGGGCTATCCCGGCGAGGTCGCCTTCGCAACCAAGATCCCCGGGCACATCGTACCGATCGAAGTCGGCCCCGGGCATGAGTTCATGATCCATCGCCACGGCTTTCTGTGCTCCACACCGCAGATTCAGCTCGGCGTCGGCTTTCAGCAGTCCTTGGGCGCGGGCATCTTCGGCGGCGACGGCTTCCTGCTGCAGAAGGTCGCGGGTTACGGCACGGCCTGGCTGGAGCTCAGCGGCGAGGTCGTCATTCGCGACCTGCAACCCGGCGAGACACTGCGCGTGCATCCCGGCCATGTCGGGGCTTTTCAGGCATCCGTGAGCTTCCAGATCACGCGTATTCAGGGCATTCGCAATATGTTCTTCGGCGGCGACGGCATCTTCCTCGCAGCCCTCACCGGTCCGGGACGCATCTGGCTGCAGACGCTGCCCCTCTCCAACATGGCCCATGCGCTGCAACCCTATCTCTCGAGCGAAGGCAGCGACCGGCGCGTTGGAACAGCAGGAGTTGTAGGCGGAATTGTTGGGTCCCTGCTGGACAACAATCGATAGTGAAAGGTCTGGGCCCAAAGCTGTTTTGAACGAGGAAATTTGATGTACGTTGTGGCCACAGATCTGGCCAGATTTGCATCAAACGCTTTGTCACAAACCAATAAAAATAATAGAGGAGCACGTCATGGATGAAACACCGAACGGCCAGCCTCAAGATCCCGGTACCGACCCTTCCTGGGGAACCCCCAACCCCAATTACCCGCCCCCATCCGCGCAGTACCCTCCGGTTCAACCTGTAGCCGAAGGCCTGAGCGACAACATGCTCGGAGCACTGGCCTACGTCACGATCATCCCGGCGATCTTCTTCCTCGTAGTGGCTCCCTATAACCAGAAGCCCTTTATCAAATTCAACGCCTTTCAGTGTCTTGGGCTGGCGCTCGTATGGTTCTGCATTGGCTTCATCTTCGTCATTCCGGTTTTCGGTTGGATTATCGGAGGAATCGGCAATCTCGCAGTGATCGTTTGCTGGCTGCTCTGCATCATCAAAGCGTCGCAGGGTAGCGTATTCAAGCTTCCTGTCATCGGCGACTTCGCAGCCCAGCAGTCCGGCTATCGGGTCTAGTTTCGCAACGAATACGAACGGAAGCCCGCTCTCCTGCAATCGGAGAAGCGGGCTTTCTTTCGTTGCTGTGGCCGACGATTCAGGACCCTATCGAGGGTCCGTATAAATCTCCATTGCAGTTGCAAGAAGGGCCAAGTAGACTCGCTGGCATGATGCGACTCCTCCCCTCCTTCTCTACTGGTCTAACGGTCGCCCTGTTGGGCGCGTGTGCTGTTCCGTGTGTGTCCCAGGACTGGGCCAAAACCATGCTTGCCAAGAGCCCTCGACACGGTGAGTACGTCACCATTCAAGAGTCCAATGGCCGAGCGCTGCAGGCGTTTGTTGTGTACCCCGAGGTCAAGGATAAGGCCCCCGTCGTCGTCCTGATCCACGAGATCTTTGGACAGAGCGACTGGGCCAAAGAGATGGCCGACGAACTCGCAGGCGCAGGCTACATCGTCGTCGAGCCAGACCTGCTGAGCGGCTTTGGGCCCCCGATGACAGGCGTGCCCGCCGATGCGGCAAAGTCTCCCCAGACTGCTGGAGCCACAGCTGCGGCAAAGGGGACATCCGCACAAGCAACGGAGGATCACTCCCACATGAACATGCCCGCGCCATCAGCGGGAGCAGCCTACATGGCGATGTCGCCCGGTGGAACTGCCGCGTTTCCCGACCAGAATGCAGTCGTAAAGGCGGTGTCGGCACTGGACGCGAATGTCGTGACAGGCGACCTCGATGCGGCTGCTGATTACGGCAAGAAACTGCCCTCGGCGAACGGCAAATTGTATGTGGCAGGGTTCTGCTGGGGTGGAGGCAAGACTTTTCTATTCGCCACACATCGCAAGGACCTGAGCGCGTCCTTCGTGTTCTATGGCCCTCCGCCACCAGCCGACACGATGCCGAGCATCACCGCTCCGGTCTACGGTTTCTACGCGGGCAACGATGCGCGCATCACCGCAACGATTCCGCAGACCCAGACTGACATGAAGGCCGCAGGCAAGACCTATGAACCC encodes:
- a CDS encoding TIGR00266 family protein, whose translation is MQSRIIGTTMPVLEALLQPGESLISEAGELSWMTQSIAMSTHTQMAGGGGFFGAIKRMAGGGTLFMSEYTAQGYPGEVAFATKIPGHIVPIEVGPGHEFMIHRHGFLCSTPQIQLGVGFQQSLGAGIFGGDGFLLQKVAGYGTAWLELSGEVVIRDLQPGETLRVHPGHVGAFQASVSFQITRIQGIRNMFFGGDGIFLAALTGPGRIWLQTLPLSNMAHALQPYLSSEGSDRRVGTAGVVGGIVGSLLDNNR
- a CDS encoding DUF4870 domain-containing protein, coding for MDETPNGQPQDPGTDPSWGTPNPNYPPPSAQYPPVQPVAEGLSDNMLGALAYVTIIPAIFFLVVAPYNQKPFIKFNAFQCLGLALVWFCIGFIFVIPVFGWIIGGIGNLAVIVCWLLCIIKASQGSVFKLPVIGDFAAQQSGYRV
- a CDS encoding coagulation factor 5/8 type domain-containing protein, whose translation is MIMRRVAGFGWILSALTWAGGFAVAQQAKPEFGPNVMVFSPSMTPEAIQAQIDKVYTVQQRNEFGPERNALLFLPGDYKVNVPIGFYTEVIGLGASPDDVRIAGDVRAEPVRGNNATVTFWRTAEGFSVTPAGGTMRWAVSQAAPFRRMHIRGDMVLHKNGGWASGGWMADDLIDGTVNAGPQQQWIARNSEWHNWTGSNWNMVFVGMAHAPDGEWPQPPFTKIAQTPIVREKPFLQVDAKGNYSVRVPELRKDSAGITWHTGVTPGRNIPLQKFYIARPDRDTAATINAQLARGKNLLLTPGIYELTEALHVTRPNTVVLGLGFATLRPTQGTAAMTTSDADGIILAGLLFDAGAAKSPVLLEIGPAGSKASHAQNPISLHDVFFRVGGAAVGSTTSNLTINSNDTIVDHTWIWRADHGSGVGWDKNLSANGLIVNGDRVTIYGLFVEHHQEYQVLWNGNHGRTYFYQSEIPYDPPTQESYTSAPGTNGWASYKVADNVTSHEAWGLGIYSVFRKPNVILTRAIEVPEQPGVRFHHMITVALDKLGEISNVINKTGGATATAPRVTPKVTNYP
- a CDS encoding dienelactone hydrolase family protein, translating into MMRLLPSFSTGLTVALLGACAVPCVSQDWAKTMLAKSPRHGEYVTIQESNGRALQAFVVYPEVKDKAPVVVLIHEIFGQSDWAKEMADELAGAGYIVVEPDLLSGFGPPMTGVPADAAKSPQTAGATAAAKGTSAQATEDHSHMNMPAPSAGAAYMAMSPGGTAAFPDQNAVVKAVSALDANVVTGDLDAAADYGKKLPSANGKLYVAGFCWGGGKTFLFATHRKDLSASFVFYGPPPPADTMPSITAPVYGFYAGNDARITATIPQTQTDMKAAGKTYEPVTYDGAGHGFMRAGEAPDANAPNSAARAAGFRRLVDLLGGVR